A single window of Poecilia reticulata strain Guanapo linkage group LG10, Guppy_female_1.0+MT, whole genome shotgun sequence DNA harbors:
- the LOC103471753 gene encoding uncharacterized protein LOC103471753: MIILSVASLIHTVEDSHLISLTLVDIGDSITFDCSTSEKELKFLYWYKQSLGHMVEIVASVILGQQTISDKYKGSHFVTIKGSRYDLTIINISKEDEATYFCHIGTTYSQKFISGTFLAVNDDKQQKSLYLKQHPKTELVQQGATVTLQCSLLSKSKEKSQCPTKPSMYWFRTESERFHPGIIYTQRNISDKDLDRSCSYSLSVRDSSDTGVYYSAVVACGSIVIGEGTKVEMIEQNVDSLVITLGGLLACCVIVIVLLIFYIKLKRNCGQTKGQNGGSSLVEDAKSKDVHTRNLDGEAIEANYASVQTWVRRSNGKKNHPQECVYSTVKSDAHQNRLSSL; encoded by the exons ATGATTATTCTCAGCGTGGCAT CTCTAATTCATACTGTTGAGGATTCCCACCTGATCTCCTTAACTCTGGTAGATATTGGTGATAGTATAACATTCGACTGCAGTACTTCTGAGAAGGAGCTTAAATTTCTTTACTGGTATAAACAGTCTCTTGGACACATGGTTGAAATAGTGGCTTCTGTGATCCTTGGTCAACAAACGATAAGTGATAAATATAAAGGCTCTCACTTTGTAACAATAAAAGGGTCTCGTTATGATCTCACTATCATCAATATCAGCAAAGAGGATGAAGCAACATATTTCTGTCACATTGGAACAACATATTCACAGAAGTTCATCAGTGGCACTTTTCTGGCTGTGAATG atgataaacagcagaaatctcTCTACTTGAAACAACATCCAAAGACTGAGCTTGTTCAGCAGGGAGCAACCGTAACTCTCCAGTGTTCACTTCTCTCCAAGAGTAAAGAAAAGTCTCAGTGCCCAACTAAACCCAGTATGTACTGGTTCAGAACTGAATCAGAACGATTCCATCCAGGCATCATTTATACTCAAAGGAACATCAGCGACAAAGACTTGGACAGAAGCTGTTCCTACAGTTTATCTGTACGAGACTCATCTGATACTGGAGTTTATTACAGCGCTGTGGTAGCATGTGGATCAATCGTGATTGGTGAAGGAACCAAAGTGGAGATGA TAGAGCAAAATGTTGACAGTCTTGTCATTACACTTGGAGGACTGTTGGCCTGCTGTGTTATTGTTATAGTCCTCCTGATTTTCTACATTAAATTAAAGCGAAATTGTGGACAAACCAAAG GTCAAAATGGTGGTTCCAGTCTGGTGGAGGATGCAAAATCAAAAGATGTTCACACAAGAAACTTG GATGGTGAAGCAATAGAAGCGAATTATGCATCAGTGCAAACCTGGGTTAGAAGGTCTAATGGGAAGAAAAATCATCCACAAGAATGTGTTTATTCCACTGTCAAATCAGATGCTCACCAAAATCGGCTCTCTTCACTGTAG
- the LOC103471479 gene encoding uncharacterized protein LOC103471479 gives MPDILGSTFTFDHPNSNTYSRISTKQEPGSFVLYLARIRQSDTAFYFCLRTQRHNLTFLNGTLLRIKEPEPDVTAITQDSLSDAVHEGDSVSLHCSVLSQLEKKTCPEERKVFWFQVSSPPSHPSLIYAQNEDDGKCGENPESQSGQSCIFNFVKDNISSSDTGTYYCALAACGMVVFGNGTKLEFQDVGINNSQRNITLLLLLCGILVLMLIATALLVYLIRKKCCHFSKGPEFPGRNAAVLCGQLQNQQRSEDSVVYSTAAFTQRNDDRVGRVKARRKEGTIYSDVRIFDKE, from the exons ATGCCTGATATTTTAGGCTCAACATTTACTTTTGATCATCCCAATTCAAACACATATTCTCGCATTTCAACCAAACAAGAACCTGGGAGTTTTGTTCTCTATTTAGCAAGAATAAGGCAAAGTGacacagcattttatttttgcttaaggACACAACGACACAACCTTACTTTCTTAAATGGAACATTACTAAGAATAAAAG AACCGGAACCTGATGTTACTGCAATCACTCAAGACTCTCTATCTGATGCAGTTCATGAAGGGGATTCTGTGAGTCTGCATTGTTCAGTTCTCTCTCAGTtagagaagaaaacatgtcCAGAGGAACGCAAAGTGTTCTGGTTCCAAGTCTCTTCACCACCATCACATCCCAGCTTAATTTATGCTCAAAATGAGGATGATGGTAAATGTGGAGAAAATCCTGAGTCTCAGTCTGGACAGAGTTGCATCTTTAACTTTGTGAAAGACAACATCAGCTCCTCCGACACTGGAACCTATTACTGTGCTCTGGCTGCATGTGGGATGGTAGTTTTTGGAAATGGCACAAAACTGGAGTTTCAAG aTGTCGGCATAAATAATTCACAGAGGAACATCACTCTCCTCCTTCTGCTATGTGGAATCTTGGTTTTGATGCTGATTGCTACGGCCCTACTTGTTTATTTGATTAGGAAAAAATGTTGTCACTTTTCTAAAG GTCCTGAGTTTCCAGGCAGAAATGCTGCAGTACTTTGTGGGCAATTGCAAAATCAGCAG AGAAGTGAAGACTCTGTAGTTTATTCTACAGCAGCTTTTACCCAGAGAAACGATGATCGAGTGGGCAGGGTCAAGgcaagaagaaaagaaggtACCATCTACAGTGATGTCAGGATCTTtgataaagaataa
- the LOC103471752 gene encoding uncharacterized protein LOC103471752 yields the protein MIQTMATGVYGKMTETKTFNDSRFQFRRGNNEMSLTIHSVKKEDEAVYFCQSGTEFLLTVHDGFLLVVKDCDQHSSVYVEQTPDAAAVQPGDTTSLQCALFSTNSETRPQCPGENFVHWFKSGSGSSYPSIIYAARNSTDDAAKRSCVYHLSKTVENSSDFGTYYCAVAICGEILLGGGSKLETKQDSSVLVLGGLLGCCVIVIISLIFYITGRRVSDSSEGIRGSHHAEDETSTTYQTKNLDKKENMTYAEALNFPAANVRNCKKVTTECTYSSVKANSKKQQQL from the exons ATGATCCAAACAATGGCTACAGGAGTTTAtggaaaaatgacagaaactaagaCATTCAATGATTCTCGTTTCCAATTTCGGAGAGGAAACAATGAGATGTCTCTTACTATACATTCTGttaaaaaagaagatgaagCTGTATACTTCTGCCAAAGTGGAACTGAATTTTTACTAACTGTTCATGATGGATTCCTCTTGGTTGTAAAGG ACTGTGATCAACACTCTTCTGTCTATGTGGAACAAACTCCAGACGCTGCGGCGGTCCAGCCAGGAGACACCACCAGTCTCCAGTGTGCCCTTTTTTCAACGAACAGTGAAACAAGACCTCAGTGTCCAGGAGAAAACTTTGTTCACTGGTTCAAATCTGGATCTGGAAGCTCTTATCCAAGTATCATTTACGCTGCAAGGAATAGCACAGACGATGCAGCGAAGAGAAGCTGTGTCTACCACCTCTCAAAAACAGTAGAGAACTCCTCTGATTTTGGAACTTACTACTGTGCTGTGGCCATCTGTGGAGAAATACTCCTAGGTGGTGGAAGCAAACTGGAAACCA AACAAGACTCAAGCGTTCTTGTGCTTGGAGGACTGTTGGGGTGCTGCGTGATTGTGATCATCAGCCTTATCTTCTACATAACTGGAAGGAGAGTTTCCGACAGTTCTGAAG GAATAAGAGGATCACATCATGCTGAAGATGAAACTTCGACTACTTATCAAACAAAGAACTTg GATAAAAAAGAGAACATGACCTACGCAGAGGCACTGAATTTCCCTGCAGCAAATGTGAGAAACTGCAAGAAAGTGACCACAGAATGTACGTATTCTTCAGTCAAAGCAAAttcaaaaaaacagcagcagctctga